In the genome of Natronorubrum daqingense, the window TCGTGAGCACGGTCGAGTGCGTTCCTGAGCACGCGACGCGGGTCGCCCTCGAATGGCTCGCCCGAGGTCGTGTTGTAGACGTCACAGATCATTCGGGCGGACGCACCATCCTCACGGTTTCGCCACGGGAGAATCGCAAACGTGTTCGGGTCCGGAACCAGACGCATGTCCGATTCCTGGATGCGAACGAACCCTTCGATCGACGAGCCGTCGAAGTAAATACCTTCGGCGAACGCTTTTTCGGCCTGTCGGGCTGGCACTGAGACGTTTTTTACAGTGCCAAGAATATCGGTAAATTGCAGTCGCAGGAAGTCGATATCGTTCTCCTCAATGTCGTCGAGTACGGCCTGTTCGGCCTCAGTGATGTTTCCGCTTGTCATCTTCTCGTCGTCCTACCCAAGTAACTCTGCTACTAAAACCCTACTGCTCCAAGCAAATCTTCTCTCTCCCCTCTGGAATTGTATATTCGTAAAGTTCTAAAGGGTCGAGTGAGAGGGTAGATGTGATGACGTACGAAAATCTCGATGCAAAACTAGTGAATGCACTCTTGGGTGACGGTCGCGCGAGCCTCCGTAGCCTCGCCGAAGAGCTCGACGTCTCTGTCACCACGGTTTCGAATCATCTCTCGGATCTCGAGGAGGATGGCGTAATCGAGGGCTATACACCGCGTGTCGATTACGACGCGGTCGGATACGACGTCACCGCCGTTATTCAGCTTCAGGTCGAAGGGAACGCGCTCCCGGACATCACCGAAACGCTTCGCGATCACCGTCAGATGACCAGCGTCTACGAAGTGACCGGCGACTACGACGTGATCGCCATCGGCAAGTTCAAAGACACCGACGGGATGAACGATCAGATCAAGGCGTTGCTCACTGATCCAGATATCAAAGCATCGAACACGAGCGTCGTCCTCAACGCTGTCAGCGAAAACGAGCAGTTCGAACTCGACGTTACCGATACCTAATCGACCGGCAACAGATCGAAGGGCGGTTTTACCGTACGTTCCGACCACGGAGCGACTGCCACTCGAAAACTTCGGCCTCGAGTCCGTTTTCGATACGACACGTCGATCAATCGCGAGCGTTCGAATAGTGACGAGAGAACTCGACGCTACCGAAGATACAAGATTAGGAGGCCGAGTGCGAGAAGCATGAGTCCCCACCACAGCGAATCACCGGGCAGAACGATCAGGATGAGCGTGACGATACCGGACGAAAACAACGACCAGCCAATGGTAGTTTGATACGCCATAGGCGGCGTACACGAGCGAGTACGAACAACCATCGGCTTGCAACGCAAGTACGGTGTGACATCAAGCAGATTCGGGAGGACTCGAGTCAGTGAACGGTTGCTCGAGCGGTCGTAATCGCTATGCTGTTATCGGCGAGTGAGCGTTCGGCAAACCCCAATCACTGCTGTTCGCCGAGCGCTTCGGCCTAGGCCGACGACTGAAGTGGAGTGCGCAGCGCTACGAGCCGCTACGATCAAGCGAACGGCGCAGCCGTAAACTGAGAACGTTCCGCGTCTCCTAACGGAAGAAAGAAGCTTTTGCACTGAATTTTGCTCGCGGGTCACTGTGTTCCCCGCTCGCTCTCAGCGATTCTCGTTCATCGCGGTCGCTCCGAATCGCTCCTACATCATGCCGCCCATGCCGCCGCCCATGCCGCCCATGCCACCGCCGGGTGCGCCTTCTTCGTCGCCACCCTTGTCGGTGGAGAGGTCGCCGGCGGAGATGATGTCGTCGATTTTGAGCACGAGGTTGGCCGCTTCGGACGCGGAGGTAACGGCCTGCTCTTTGGCGTGTGCCGGCTCGACGACGCCTGCTTCGTACGTATCCTCGATATCGCTCGAGAAGACGTTCAATCCGGCCTGTACGTCGCCGTCGTCGTGTGCTGCGCGCAGGTCGACGAGCGTGTCGATGGAGTCGAGGCCGGCGTTCTCGGCGAGCACGCGGGGGACGAGTTCGAGCGAGTCCGCGAAGGCCTCGACGGCGAGTTGCTCACGACCGGAGACGGAGTCGGCGAAGTCGCGCAGTCGGGACGCCAGTTCGACTTCGGTTGCACCGCCGCCTGCGAGCACGCGGCCGTCGGAGACCGTCTGTGCGACGACGTCGAGGGCGTCGGTGACGCCGCGCTCGAGTTCGTCGACGACGTGGTCGGTCGAGCCACGAAGGAGGAGGGTCACGCCGTGGGCGTCCTCGCCTTCGACGTAGAACAGTTCGTCTTCCTCGTCACGGGTAACGTCACCGTAGCCGAGGTCGTCCTCGCTCGCGCTCGAGAGGTCGGAGACGATGCTCGCGCCGACGACTTCCGAGAGGAACTCGAGGTCGCTCTTCTTGGCGCGGCGGATGGCGAGGATGCCCTCCTTCGCGAGGTAGTGCTGTGCGAGGTCGTCGATCCCCTTCTGACAGAAGACGATGTCTGCGTCGAGGTCGACGATCTGCTGGACCTTCTCCTTGAGCTGTTTCTCCTCGCGGTCGAGGAACTGCTGGAGTTGGTCGGGGTCGGTGACGGAGACTTCCGTGTCGACGTCAGCCTCCTCGACCTCGATGGACTGGTTGAGCAACAGGACGTCGGCGTCCGTCGCCTCAGTCGGCATGTTGTCGTGGACGGGGTCCTTGTCGACGATGCCGCCCTCGAGGAGGTCAGATTCGCCGGTTGCGCGGCCGGTCTGGGTCTCGATGTTGAGGAACTCGAGGTCGACGACGTTGTCGCCATCCTCGGTTTCGACGGTAACCTGACTGACGGCGTCGACGATGAGTTGGGCGAGGTGTTCCTTGTTGACCTCGGTGCCCTTGCCGGTCATCGACGTTTCGGCGGTCTTCCGGATGAGTTCCTCGTCCGTCGTGTCGATGTCGGTCGCGATATCGTCTACTTCCTCGCGAGCCTGCTCTGCGGCCATGTGGAAGCCTTTGATGATCGCCGTCGGATGGATGTCCTGTTCGAGGAGATCCTCCGCGTTCTTGAGGAGTTCGCCGGCGATTGCGACGGCGGTCGTGGTCCCGTCACCAGCCTCATCCTCCTGCGTTTCGGCGACCTCGATAATCATCTCGGCCGTCGGGTTGTCGATGTCCATCTCCTGGAGGATGGTGACGCCGTCGTTGGTGATCGTTACCGATCCCATCGAGTCGACGAGCATCTTGTCCATCCCTTTCGGACCGAGTGTCGAGCGGACGGCCTCGGCGACTGCACGGGCCGCGCTGATGTTGTAATCCTGCGCGTCTTTGTCCTTGACACGCTGGGAATCTTCGCTCATCACGATCATCGGCTGTCCCTGCTGCATTCGCTGGCTCATAGTCAGCTGATTCATTGATTGCCCTTCTATATATATTCTTCGCTATTCGATATTGACACATGATAACATACGAAAGACGGTATTGCCGAAGAACCCCCGTAACGGACGCCGACCACCGCCATCACGTGCTCAGTGAAACCAGTTCACAGAACCCGTCACGAAACGGGATTACCCCGCACATTTAAATACGAGTTAGATTGCGGTCACACCGGAACGACCAGCGCGACACGGAGACGCCCCCGACGTCAGGACTCGAGCGGTTCGACTAAGGAACGGTCGTCGACTGTCGGGTTGTTGACCGCCGTGGAAACGGGATACGCGCGCATGTCGGCTGCGGAAATCGGCTCGAGAAGATTCGACGGATCGTCGGCCGTCAGCCACTCCCGTTCGGCCGCTGGCTCGAGAATAACGGCCATTCGATGGTGAAGGTCCTCGACGACCGCGTTCGGCTCCGTCGTGATGATAGTAAAGGTCTCGAGTGAACCATCGTCGTCCTCGTCGGTTTCGACACCGCCACCGAAGCTGTCGAGGCCCGCCTGCGTCGTCTCGTCGTCCGGTTCCCAGCGCGTCCAGAGACCCGCCAGCGCGAACACCCGATCGTCCTCGAAACAGACCCTGTAGGGCTGTTTTCCGTCGTCGGTCTCGACCCACTCGTAGAAGCCATCCGCGGGAACCAGACACCGACCCGCCGACGGCAAGTCGTGTTCGCCGTCGCGTTGCTCCGAAGCGCTTGGGCGGCGTTCGTACGCGTCTCGAAAACTCGGCTTTTCGGCGACGGTTTCCGCACGCGCGTTGATGAGTCCGTCGCTGTCGTCGTCGGCCCACGAGGGAATCAGCCCCCACTCGAGTCGCCGAATCGTCTCGGGTGCGTCGTTCGTGATCACTGGGAGCTGTTGGCCCGGTGCCATGTTATATCGCGGACTGAACCCGCCACTCGAGTCCACAAACCGCGCGTCGAATCGGTCCTCGAGTTCAGTTTGTTCGACGAATAGCGTGTAGCGCCCGCACATACCCGAGTCTTCGCTCGCGACGCGTATAGCGTTGTTCGCTTCTAACGCCTGCCCCTCGGGACGATCCGTTGCATCGCGCACAACTCGGCTGGTATCGGCCCCGTACCACCTCGGACCACATCGGTAGGACCCGTGTTACGATACCCGGCCGCACCGGACATCTCGACGAGACTCCCATGACGGATCGATACGAACTCCTGGTGTGTCAAGACGGCCAACTCGAGATCCGCGACCCCGACGATCCCCGTCGCTGGATCACGACCGATTCGCCCATCGAGATCAGACGGTGATCGGTCGGTCACCGTCCGTCGACCGCAGCGTCATTCGATTGCTGTGAGTCGGTCGGTGAAATCGTCACGCTCGAGCCTGCTCGACGCCGTTCGGTGAGGCCGCAGTACTCTCGAGTGTGTACGACGGAGAAGACGCCGTGACTGGGAGTTGAACGACGCGAAACCGTTCGCGCACGTTCGTGGTTGTGACTCGAGAGTGTGAAATTACAGAAACGCCAGGACTGGGATTTGAACTACGTGAAGACGTTCCGGGCGTGCGGCCTCACTGCGTTCGGCCGTTCCGGGGCTGCGACTTCTCCTATTCAAATCCTGCTTTGTGGCGTTTCGCGATTTCGAATAACTCGCGTCGCGATGCGCCGCTCGTCGGTATTGAAATCGCGAAAACGCCAGGACAGGGATTTGAACCCTGAATCCCAAAGGGAACACGCTTTCCAGGCGTGCGCCTTACCGTTCGGCCATCCTGGCTCGAGTGAACGTAACCACGTCCGTCGTTTAACTCTTACTTTTACTGTCGCCGTCGTGTGATTGGGGATCATCCGACACGCGGCCGGCCATCCACGCGAGGAGTCGGTGCTCGAGCGCGTACGCACCGACTGCTGTCACCGCACCGACGCACGTCGCGACGAACACCCCCTGCGTGATCGACACCAGTGGCTCGACGACGAGGGCGTACCCTTGCACGAGCGTCAGAAACGCCGAGAAGCCGACGGCTCCCCACAGGAGCGCCGACAGTACACGCGAGCGATCGATTGGAGTGTTTGGAGCGAACACGCTCGAGCGCCTACTCGAGCGTCGCCACGGCTTCGATCTCGACGCCGACGCCCTTCGGGAGGGCCGCGACCTCGAGTGCGCTTCGTGCGGGTGGCTCGTCGTCGAAGTAGTCGGCGTAGGTCTCGTTCATCGCCCCGAAATCGTCGATATCGTCGAGGAAGACGGTGACCTTGAGGACGTCCTCGGCCGTCGCGCCGTCGGCCTCGAGCACCGACGTGAGGTTGTCCAGCGCCTGCTCGGTCTGGGCTTCGATCGGTTCGTCCGCGAGGAGTTCACCGTCGGTCGTCAGGGGAATCTGGCCGGCGGTGAACAGGAGCGAACCGTCGGTGGTCGCCTGGCTGTACGCGCCGACCGCAGCGGGTGCGTCGTCGGTCTCGATGACACGTTTCATACACGACGTATATGGTCGAGTACGCTTAAATCGGTCCGTCGTCTCGAACGGCGTCGAAAAGAACACAAAGTGAGACTCGCGAGCGATCCAGTTAGGCCAGAATGTCCACGGCGTATCCCGCTTCCCGCAGATCCGAGAGAAACGCGTCGACGTGATCTGGCCCGCGCATCTCGAGTTCGATCTCGACTTCTGTATCGCTCATCTCGACCTCGCGGGACGTACGGTCGTGATGAATCGCGTAGATATTCGCTCGATGTGCGGTGAAGATGTCGAGCAGGTCCTCGAGCGCGCCGGGGCGGTCTTTGAGCACCGTCCGAATCTTCAGATACCGACCCGTCTCGACGAGGCCGCGGACTACAACGTTCGTCAACTGGTTGAGGTCAATATTGCCCCCCGAGAGGACGGGCACGATCGTCTCGTCCGCCTCGTACTCGAAGGATTCGAAGAGCGTCGCCGCCAGCGGAACCGCCCCTGCACCCTCGACGAGCGTCTTCGAGCGCTCGAGGAGGTAAACGAGCGTGACGGCGATTTCCGAATCCGAGACCGTGACGACCTCGTCGACGTACTCCTGTATGTACGGAAACGTGTGTTCGCCGACGCGCCGCGTTGCGATTCCGTCCGCGATGGTGTCGACGCCATCGAGGGAGATTCGCTCGCCCTTCTCGAGTGACGACGCGGCGCTCGAGGCTCCTTCGGCTTGCACCCCGACGACGCGAGTCTCGGGGCGGCGTTCTTTGATCGCCGTCGCAATTCCGCTGATGAGGCCGCCGCCACCGATCGGGACGACGACCGTCTCCACGTCGGGACAGTCCTCGAGGATCTCGAGACCGATGGTGCCCTGACCTGCCATGATGTCTTCGTCGTCGAAGGCGTGAACGTACGTCCGGCCTTCCTCGCGTTCGATCTCGTGTGCGCGGTCGGCGGCTTCGTTGTAGTCGCACCCGGAGAGGACGACCTCCGCGCCGTAGTTCTTCGTCGCCTTCACCTTCGAAATCGGCGCGTGCTCGGGCATGACAATCTTCGAGTCCACGCCGGAACGCGTCGCCGCGAGTGCGACACCCTGGGCGTGATTCCCCGCGCTCGCGGTGACGACGCCGGCGTCCTTTTCCGCCCTCGAGAGCGTCGCGATCCGGTTCGTCGCGCCGCGGATTTTGAACGCGCCGGTTCGCTGAAAGTTCTCGAGTTTCAGTCGAACGTCGGCATCGGTCATCGACGAATACGTGTGTGAGTGCTCGAGCGGGGTGTGTCTGGACGTTTCGCGGACCCGTTCGCGTGCCTCGAGAATATCGGCGAGTGTGAGCATACACCTGACTACTCGGGACGTAGTGTAAGACTGTCGGGGATCGGCCGGTCGGTCGTCCCAGCCCCGGCCCCGACAGAATTGTGTTGCCAAAGGCAACACGACAGGGAATACAGGAAATGCACGGCGTGTGACGTGCAGATGAAGAAGGGAACGCGGTGCATATAAAGCTCATGGCTCCACGGTGAAAGTGAAAACGCCAGACTGGAGCGGTGACGCGGCCGTGTCTGACACCTGGCAGACGGTCGTCGTTCGTGATATATCAACACGGTATAGCGTATCATGCTGGTGATGAGTCTGGCTGTGCCATTCGTCGTGAACGTAATCGACAGGAAAATGGCCGGGGCCGAGTGCCCGGTCGTAAACGGTACTTATCGGTCCTCGAGCGGGACGAACTCCTGGTCTTCCGGGCCGGTGTAACGCGAAAGTGGGCGAATGAGACGGTTATCCTCCTGATACTCAAGGACGTGACCGACCCAGCCGCCGACGCGGCTCATCGCGAAGATTGGCGTGTACATATCGATCGGAATGCCGAGTTGGTAGTAGACTGAGCCGGAGTAGAAGTCGACGTTCGGGGCGATTCCTTTCTCGGCGAGTCCCTGTTCCTCAGAGAGGTACTGTTCGATGGTGGTGGTGTAATCGTACCACTTGCTGTCGCCTTCGTTGGCGAGTTCCTTGCTTCGTTCCTGCAGGATCTCCGCACGCGGGTCCTTGACGTTGTAGACGCGGTGACCGAAGCCGGGAATTCGTCGTCCCGCTTCGTTGGCTTGCTCGACCCACTCGCGGTGATCGAGGTCGCTCTCGTCGATTTCGAAGAGGACCTCCATCACGTCCTGATTCGCACCGCCGTGGAGTGGACCGGAAAGAGCGCTCACGCCGCCGGTGACGGCGCTGTAGATGTCGGCCATCGTCGAACCGATCACCATCGACGTGAACGTCGAGGCGTTCAGGCCGTGGTCTGCGTGCAAGATGAGCGCCTGATCGAACGTTTCGGCGTGGATGTCGCTTGGCTCCTCGCCGGTGAGCATGTAGAGGAAATTCGCCGCGAGCCCCAGCTCTGGGTGGGGGTCGACGGGCTCTTCGTCGAGTCGGTAACGTTCGAAGGCCGCGAGCGCGGTCGGAATCTTCGCGGTGATCCGACGACCCTTTCGAAGCGTCGCCTCGAGATCTTCGGGGTCGGCATCGGTCTCGGGTTCGGACGCCGAGAGCATCGAGACCGCAGTCCGGAGTGCGGCCATCGGCTGTTCGTCGGCTGTCGCGAGGCGTTCCATCGTTTCGAGGACGTCCTCGGAAACGTCGCGTTCTTCGTTGATCGCGGCGGTGAACGACTCGAGTTCATCCGCGCCTGGGAGTTCGCCGTGCCAGAGGAGATAGAGGACTTCCTCGTAGCTCGCGCCGCGAGCGAGTTCCTCGATCGAATACCCTCGATAGATCAGCCGACCGGCGTCACCATCGATCGAGCTGAGCCCGGACTCTGCAACAAGGACTCCCTCCAGTCCTTTCTTGAGATCGTCAGCCATAGTGGGAGTTTCGCACCCCGGTGGAAAAGTATTGTCGTTTGGTCGCCGTGACCGTCTATCACGGGCGATGTTTCCGTTTCGTTCAGGATATTCGAACAATTGAGCAGTCCATTCGGGTTTGGAAGTAGACACCCGTACACCCATTAGAAGAGTGAATGGATTATTTTCATTATTTTTCGGGGAGTACACCATCACGGATAGTGACAGAAATCGCCACACCGCGGCGGTGATAGACGGAACGATCGTTCACCACGACAGGAGACGTCGTAGTTCGGGACGAGAAGAGTCGCGCTCGAACGCCGAGCCGTTCGCGTTAGGATCGCTTGCCCAGTTTCTCTCGGCTGATCCGGACGCCGGTCGGCGTGATGATCATCTGATCGTCGCCTTTTCGAACGATGTCGCCGTCGACTTCGTGCGCGACTTGGCGGAGTTCGTCGACGATGTGTTCGACGGTGGCGTCTTTCGTCCGCAGTCGCGTGATGTCGGCGATGACGATGTCACCGTCGTAGACGGCGTCTTTGATGTCGATCGCATCGGCCTGTCCGCTGACCTCCGCGATGTGTACCTGCATGGCTGCCTCGGCCGATTCCGACGACACGTCGTCGAGGTCCAATTCGACGTAATCCTCGGCAGCCCGCGAGTCGCCCCCGCCGAGAATTTTACTCATAAATCCCATTGGCGTAACCCACCGCCGCCGCCAGTATAGTTCTTACGTCAGACGGTCCCGAGCGCGCACCGATCACGGTCGGTGCTCACGCGGAGGACGACGACAGCCACGTTCCTCGAGAGCCCGGGCAATACGTGTCCGACAGGAGCCATCGAGCGCTCGCGTCCGACTACGAGGTTTTGCCAGCACGTATTTATCCAAAACGGAAGTATAGTGACGCGATGACGTTCAGCATCTGCGTCCGCGAGCGCTACGAGACAGACGACGGAGAGAGCCACCATCGATTCGGCGTCGCCGTGACGACGCGCCTCCCCGGCGTCGGCGCGCTCTGTCCGTTCGTCAGCGAACACGGAGCCGTCGCGACACAGAGTCTCGTCAACGTCGAACTCGGCGAGCGGGGTATCGAGTACGTCGACGAGGGACTCGCCGTCGACGATTCGATCGAAGCGCTGCTCAACACCGACGACGGCGCACCACAGCGACAAGTTCACGGCGTCGACCGCGACGATTCGTTTGCGTTCTCCGGCGAGGAGTGCGTCGACTGGTTCGGCCACCTCGAGCGAGACCACGCGACCGTCGCCGGAAACATGCTGACCGGCGAGGACGTCCTCGAGTCGGTCGCGACGACGTACGAGGACCACGCGGTTCACGAGGCGACGGATCGATCGACCGGCCCGGGTGCCGTGGTCGCCGACACCGAGACCGAACCGCTGGCGAAGCGACTGATCGACGCGCTCGCTGCGGGCCATCGGGAAGGTGGCGACAAGCGCGAGGAGTTGTCCGTTCAGAGTGCGGCCGTCGTCGTCGAGTCGACGGAGTCCCACGAGTGGGAGCCCCCGTACAACGATTTGCGAGTCGACGCGACTGAGACGCCGATCGAGTCGCTCCGCGAGACGTACGACCTCGCGGTGATGGGCTACGAGGCGACGCTCGAGCGCTACAGCGACGCCTTCGAGGAAGATTCGTTAGCCGAAGCGACCGACTGAGAGACGGGTCAAAAACGTTGATTCGCTGCGTTAGCCGCTAAATTCGTAGAGGTCATCGCCGACGTGGTGAAGCGAGTCGACCACCTTTCCCTCCTCGCCGGCCATCTCCGCGCCGTCGACTCGAGCGCGGCCGACGGCGAGGACCTTGCCGTGTGATTCTTCGGCGATGACGACCAGATCGTCGGGAGAGATGTCCTCGGTCGCCTCGGTGATGCCCGGTCGCATCACGTCCGCGCCGTCGCTGACGAACGAGATCGCACCGGCGTCGACGGTCACGACGCGTCGGTCCGGACCGTACGCGTTCGCCCCTCGCACGGTCACGAACGGCTCCTCGTCGAAGTAAGCGACCTGTGGCTCGCCGTCGATGAGGACGACCTCCCAGTCGGTGTCTTCGAACTCGACGCGCTCGTAGGTATCACCGTCGGGGGAGACGCCGAGTTGGTCCTCGAGCGTTCCCTCTACGTCCGAAACGGCATCACTTCGGAGGTGATGTCGAGATTTGACCTGCATACCCGTAGTATCGCACGTGTGCATTTAACAGATTAGATTCGTCTCGAGGCCGACAGCGGTCGCCACGCAGCCACTGGCAGGTCACCGAAATCGAAAGACCGGTCGCTCGAATACTCACCGCCGCCAAGGAGTGTGCTAATTGCTAAATAATAGCATGGCGTTCTCTCTAGTATGTGGCCTTCCCGAACGCAGACTGAGACGGTCACGTGTCTCGCCTGCGGCGATCAGGTGACGCGATCGATGGCCCGAGAGTACGACAAATACGGTGATCGGTGGAATCGTGAAGAGAAGGCGTTCGAGTACCTCTGTAAGTCCTGCGACGACGAACTCTGTCGACAGCCCCGCGAGGACCTCGAGGACCTCCTCGTCGAGACGCGCGCCGGCGAAACCGACCGCGAGAGCTTTCTCTCGCGGTACCTCCACACCGTCGAAGAGCGATACGGCAGACTCGAGGAAGAGTCCTGAGCGTGCGCGGGCAGAGACGGGCGGTCGCTACTGACAGCCACCCTGTCCTCAAACGGCTGTCCCCGACGCTCGAGAGAGGAGATGGCGACGGGTCGAGTTCCCGCCCCGGCGTCCCGACACGACTTTCACCCTTTCGTCCGTAGGCCACGCTATGAGTGACGACGCACAGGCCGAAGCCGGCACGGCCGAAGGGCAGGGCCCCGTCGAGGTCAGCGAAGAAGTGGCACGCCATCTCGAGAACAAACGCGACGAACTCTTCGAGAAACTCGAAATTCGCGACGAGTTCCCTCCGAACGTGATCGAGGAGGCCGAGGAACGAACCGACGGCGTTCAAGCGGAGATCGAGGACGAAATCGACGAGCGCGAGGATCTCCGGGATCTGACGACGTGGACGACGGACCCCATCGATGCACAGGACTTCGACGACGCGCTCTCGATCGAAGAGCGCGAGGACGAGTACGTCCTCTGGGTTCACATCGCCGACGTAACCCACTACGTCAATCCCGAGACGGCGATGTGGGACGAGGCCGTCGAGCGCGGGAACACGGTCTACCTGCCGGGCTACACCATCCACATGCTGCCGCCCGTCCTCGCCGAGACCGTCTGCTCGCTCGTTCCCAACGAGGACCGACTGGCACACACCGTCGAGATGCACCTCGACAAGGAGACGCTCTCGTACGACGACATCGAGATCTACAAGTCCGTCATCGAGTCCGACGAGCGACTCACCTACAGCCAGGCCGAGAACCGACTCGAGGATCCCGACGCGCCCCTCCACGAGGAGAACAAACTGGTCCACGAGGTCGCCGACCGAATGCACGAGATCCGTAAGGAGGACGGCTCGCTCGTGCTCAACCCGGCCCGCGACCGCGCCCACACCATCATCGAGGAGTGCATGCTCAAGGCCAACAAGGCCGTCACGCACGAACTGATGTGGAATCGCGGCGTCGAGGCGATGTACCGCGTCCACCCACAGCCCAGCCCCGACGAATGGTCGAAGGCGCTCCAGGAGATTCAGGACTTAGACGGCGTCTCGATCCCCGGTAGCACGTGGGACGATCCGCGAAAGGCCGTCAACGCGACGCTCGAGGACGCCCCGGGTCGCCAACTCGACAAGATCCAGTGGGCCGTGATGAAGGTGATGCCCCGCGCGAAGTACATGAACGACCCCTTCGGCGGCCACCACGCCCTGAACTTCGAAATCTACGGCCACTTCACGAGCCCGATCCGCAGGCTTAGCGACCTGATCAACCACTGGATCGTCTACCAGAACGACGTGCCCGAGAACCTGATCGAACTCTGCGATCGCGCGAGCGACAAGCAAAAGGACGCAGAGCAGTGCGAACGCGAGTACAAGACCTTCCTGCAGGAGGTCGGCCTCGATCCGATGGCGGTCAACAACCGCGGGATCGAGGTCGTTGATGACGACAAAGCTGAAAAGACGCTCTAAGCTGGGGCGATAACCTGCCTCACAGCGATTTTTCGTAGACGCACTCCTCGAGCCCGTCGGCCAGGTCGGTCGAGCGCACCTCGACGCACTCGAAACCGGCCGATTCGTAGAACGAAATACCGATTTCGTTGTCGGCGAGGACGGCGAGGCGGATTCGATCGAACGACGACTCGAGATCGGCCTCGAGTCGCTCGAGCAGCGTACTTCCTGCACCTGCTCGCCAGTAGTCTGGCCGAATGTACAAGCGCGCGAGGTACGCCACGGACCGATCCTCCGGCCACGGAACGACGTGAGCGAAGCCCAGACAGTCACCGTCGAAATCGGAGCCGGAGTCGCTCGGTTCCACTCGCTCGGTCCCCTCGGGCTCGAC includes:
- the lrp gene encoding HTH-type transcriptional regulator Lrp; its protein translation is MTYENLDAKLVNALLGDGRASLRSLAEELDVSVTTVSNHLSDLEEDGVIEGYTPRVDYDAVGYDVTAVIQLQVEGNALPDITETLRDHRQMTSVYEVTGDYDVIAIGKFKDTDGMNDQIKALLTDPDIKASNTSVVLNAVSENEQFELDVTDT
- the thsB gene encoding thermosome subunit beta, which encodes MSQRMQQGQPMIVMSEDSQRVKDKDAQDYNISAARAVAEAVRSTLGPKGMDKMLVDSMGSVTITNDGVTILQEMDIDNPTAEMIIEVAETQEDEAGDGTTTAVAIAGELLKNAEDLLEQDIHPTAIIKGFHMAAEQAREEVDDIATDIDTTDEELIRKTAETSMTGKGTEVNKEHLAQLIVDAVSQVTVETEDGDNVVDLEFLNIETQTGRATGESDLLEGGIVDKDPVHDNMPTEATDADVLLLNQSIEVEEADVDTEVSVTDPDQLQQFLDREEKQLKEKVQQIVDLDADIVFCQKGIDDLAQHYLAKEGILAIRRAKKSDLEFLSEVVGASIVSDLSSASEDDLGYGDVTRDEEDELFYVEGEDAHGVTLLLRGSTDHVVDELERGVTDALDVVAQTVSDGRVLAGGGATEVELASRLRDFADSVSGREQLAVEAFADSLELVPRVLAENAGLDSIDTLVDLRAAHDDGDVQAGLNVFSSDIEDTYEAGVVEPAHAKEQAVTSASEAANLVLKIDDIISAGDLSTDKGGDEEGAPGGGMGGMGGGMGGMM
- a CDS encoding SOS response-associated peptidase, with the protein product MCGRYTLFVEQTELEDRFDARFVDSSGGFSPRYNMAPGQQLPVITNDAPETIRRLEWGLIPSWADDDSDGLINARAETVAEKPSFRDAYERRPSASEQRDGEHDLPSAGRCLVPADGFYEWVETDDGKQPYRVCFEDDRVFALAGLWTRWEPDDETTQAGLDSFGGGVETDEDDDGSLETFTIITTEPNAVVEDLHHRMAVILEPAAEREWLTADDPSNLLEPISAADMRAYPVSTAVNNPTVDDRSLVEPLES
- a CDS encoding Rid family detoxifying hydrolase: MKRVIETDDAPAAVGAYSQATTDGSLLFTAGQIPLTTDGELLADEPIEAQTEQALDNLTSVLEADGATAEDVLKVTVFLDDIDDFGAMNETYADYFDDEPPARSALEVAALPKGVGVEIEAVATLE
- the ilvA gene encoding threonine ammonia-lyase — encoded protein: MLTLADILEARERVRETSRHTPLEHSHTYSSMTDADVRLKLENFQRTGAFKIRGATNRIATLSRAEKDAGVVTASAGNHAQGVALAATRSGVDSKIVMPEHAPISKVKATKNYGAEVVLSGCDYNEAADRAHEIEREEGRTYVHAFDDEDIMAGQGTIGLEILEDCPDVETVVVPIGGGGLISGIATAIKERRPETRVVGVQAEGASSAASSLEKGERISLDGVDTIADGIATRRVGEHTFPYIQEYVDEVVTVSDSEIAVTLVYLLERSKTLVEGAGAVPLAATLFESFEYEADETIVPVLSGGNIDLNQLTNVVVRGLVETGRYLKIRTVLKDRPGALEDLLDIFTAHRANIYAIHHDRTSREVEMSDTEVEIELEMRGPDHVDAFLSDLREAGYAVDILA
- the citZ gene encoding citrate synthase, with the protein product MADDLKKGLEGVLVAESGLSSIDGDAGRLIYRGYSIEELARGASYEEVLYLLWHGELPGADELESFTAAINEERDVSEDVLETMERLATADEQPMAALRTAVSMLSASEPETDADPEDLEATLRKGRRITAKIPTALAAFERYRLDEEPVDPHPELGLAANFLYMLTGEEPSDIHAETFDQALILHADHGLNASTFTSMVIGSTMADIYSAVTGGVSALSGPLHGGANQDVMEVLFEIDESDLDHREWVEQANEAGRRIPGFGHRVYNVKDPRAEILQERSKELANEGDSKWYDYTTTIEQYLSEEQGLAEKGIAPNVDFYSGSVYYQLGIPIDMYTPIFAMSRVGGWVGHVLEYQEDNRLIRPLSRYTGPEDQEFVPLEDR
- a CDS encoding cell division protein SepF, whose amino-acid sequence is MGFMSKILGGGDSRAAEDYVELDLDDVSSESAEAAMQVHIAEVSGQADAIDIKDAVYDGDIVIADITRLRTKDATVEHIVDELRQVAHEVDGDIVRKGDDQMIITPTGVRISREKLGKRS
- a CDS encoding DUF1028 domain-containing protein, yielding MTFSICVRERYETDDGESHHRFGVAVTTRLPGVGALCPFVSEHGAVATQSLVNVELGERGIEYVDEGLAVDDSIEALLNTDDGAPQRQVHGVDRDDSFAFSGEECVDWFGHLERDHATVAGNMLTGEDVLESVATTYEDHAVHEATDRSTGPGAVVADTETEPLAKRLIDALAAGHREGGDKREELSVQSAAVVVESTESHEWEPPYNDLRVDATETPIESLRETYDLAVMGYEATLERYSDAFEEDSLAEATD
- a CDS encoding RNA-binding protein — encoded protein: MQVKSRHHLRSDAVSDVEGTLEDQLGVSPDGDTYERVEFEDTDWEVVLIDGEPQVAYFDEEPFVTVRGANAYGPDRRVVTVDAGAISFVSDGADVMRPGITEATEDISPDDLVVIAEESHGKVLAVGRARVDGAEMAGEEGKVVDSLHHVGDDLYEFSG
- a CDS encoding DUF7562 family protein is translated as MWPSRTQTETVTCLACGDQVTRSMAREYDKYGDRWNREEKAFEYLCKSCDDELCRQPREDLEDLLVETRAGETDRESFLSRYLHTVEERYGRLEEES